Part of the Oncorhynchus kisutch isolate 150728-3 linkage group LG2, Okis_V2, whole genome shotgun sequence genome, ctacgctgtcatggattaaaatcctgcagtgcacgcaaggtccccctgctcaagccagtacatgtccaggcccgtctgaagtttgccagtgaacatctggatgatccagaggaggaatgggcgaaggtcatgtggtctgatgagacaaaaatattgctttttggtctaaactccactcgccgtgtttggaggaagaagaaggatgagtacaaccccaagaacaccatcccaaccgggaaGCATGGAGgtagaaacatcattctttggggatgcttttctgcaaaggggacaggacgactgcaccgtattgaggggaggatggatggggccatgtatcgcgagatcttggccaacaacctccccTCAGTaaaagcattgaagatgggtcgtggctgggtcttccagcatgacaacgacccgaaacacacagctagggcaactaaggagttgctccataagaagcatctcaaggtctcggagtggcctagccagtctccagacctaaacccaatagaaaatctttggagggagctgaaagtccgtattgcccagcgacagccccgaaacctgaaggatctggagaaggtctgtatggaggagtgggccaaaatccctgctgcaaacctggtcaagaactataggaaacgtatgatctctgtaattgcaaacaaaggtttctgtaccaaatattaagttctgcttttctgatgtatcaaatacttaagtcatgcaataaaatgcaaattattatttcaaaatcatacaatgtgattttctggatttttgttttagattcagtctctcacagttgaagtgtacctatgataaaaattacagacctccacatgctttgtaagtaggaaacactgccgattttgcaggttatcaaatacttgttctccccactgtatgttattTCACATTATATGATATAGTATACACAGTAATCCTACACCTGTGAAGAAAATGTCAATGTCGCGCAGTGACTACATTTTGTGTGTTTTCTAACCTGCATTCTCcttcttcagctcctccacctctctcactgGCACTCAGTCTGGCCTCCTTTTTTTTAACCTGCATTGGCTCCACCTTGTTCTTGTAGAACTGCAGTTCAGTCTTAGTGAtactcagctccactctctggtccaccaccatgttcctcagctccactctctgttccaccaccatgttcctcagctccactctctgttccaccaccatgttcctcagctccactctctgttccaccaccatgttcctcagctccactctctgttctaccaccatgttcctcagctccacttTCTGTTCCACCACCATCTCTCTCAGCTCCACCACCATCTCTCTCAGCTCCTTCAGTTCAGTAAAGACTTGGTCAGGTTGGCTGGTCTGGCAAGTTGTGTGTCTGGGGCTCATTTCGGGGTCATCATGACCTTGTTGAGTGATGTCATTCTCCCTGACTGCTCCAATCTCTCCATGAGCTCATTAACTAATCGAGTCTACTGGGCTCAGTCCCCTActttacagtatgtacacactggtCTTGGTGGACCAATACATGGGAATTTAAAATGTGTTCTCAATGTAAAACTAGGTCAATCCAAGGACACTGATAACACAGAGAATACTGGGAAGGACAAACTACCATACATATATTATATAAGGCCATATAAGGCCATACAGATATTATATGTTGTTTTGTACTGACTTGGGTGAGACGGGCTGCTAAATAACTGCCCCCTCGTCTCTCCTTTCTCTGATGTTCCAGGCCAGGAGGAGGGAGCAGTTGTCTGTCAGTTCTTCCTGTTGGGAAAGTGTCGTTTTGGAAACGGGTGTCGTCGATCTCACAGGTCTGTAGCTAACACGATCACCACCGACCTGTACATTTTTTTGTTATATACCAGAAACTATGAAAGGGCAATGGCTAAGTAACATTGCATTTCGACTtttgatggtgccatgttgaagacttatatttccctcactaacgttaaacatcagctatctgagcagctaaccgatcgctgcagctgtacatagtccatctgtaaatagcccacccaatctgcctacctcatccccatattgtttttatttacttttctgctcttttgcacaccagtatctccacttgcacatcatctgctcatttatcactccagtgttaatctgctaaattgtaattacttcactactatggcctatttattgcctacctcctcacgccatttgcacacactgtatatagaccttctttttttctattgtgttattgactgtacacttgtttattccatgtgtaactctgtgttgttgtttactttgctttatcttggccaggtcacagttgtaaatgagaacttgttctcaactagcttacctggttaaataaaggtgaaataaaaataaaataaaactgatGTCTAAACATGCCTTTAACATTCATGCAATTTAGTAACAATAATGAATTAAATTGTCTGATGCATAATGTTTGTGCAGCCCTCGAACAACTGAAAATGCCCAGGGGTTAGGGGCTAATATTTACTCAATGTTCAGTATATTTCTGACTTCTAACCACTTGAACAACTAAATAAGACTGAAAGACAGAAATCTTCAAAGCATATAGCTGCCAGCCCTAAAAAGATGGCCCCCAGAATCTGAGTTCTCCCTCTCATCACTAATCCTTCTGCCTGGCGACAGTGGAATCTTCAGAGGAAGATATTGTTTTTCCTCCTGTGAGAAGCAGCATCTGTGGTATTGGCTCTGTCTGCCCTCACAGCAAACAGAGCCTCTGAACCAAGTGGTAATCAAGTCATGTAGCACAGTAGAAATATAATAGATAGGTAGTTAATTCCATAGGATAAGGAAGTAAAGAGGTAGAATAGCAGAGTTAAATGAATGTATCTGTTTAGACATCTAGATAAACTTCTTAAAATACATCCATCTGAAGGTCACTGTCCTATCAGTATGAGGAAGACCTAACAGGTTAGCTCTTACATTGACCAGAGTGATGAATACaatccctctttctccttccctctttctcagcACTCCAACATTAGATAACCCAGAGGCTGTTATAGACCAGGAAAACAGgaaggagggagaaaaagagggaaaacTCAAGAAGAAAGCAAAGGGGAATAAAACAAACCAGCCAAAAGACACAGAGGGAAAAGGTACAATTTCCCTCCATTAAATCTAACTGAACATATGAGAACCCACTAAAATACCTGTTTACTGCAAACTAAGTATAACTAACTAACAAAGAGTTTCTCCCCTCAGGATCAACCAAGAAGTCCCGCATGCGTACAGCCGATGACGTCATCTCTCGGATCCTGTGGGACCCATCGGTGGAGCCGGCGGACTTTGTGGTGGGGTACGTGGACCGCTTCCTTGGGGTGCTGGAGCGGCCCTTCTCTGAGTTCAACTGGGACACCGACCCCTGCGATTGTGACTACTCTTCTGAGCTAGCCCTGCCCAGACACAGGATTCAGTACTTCACCCATAGAGGGTGTAGAGTCTGGGACCGCAACAACAGGACTGACAGGGTGTTTGGATCCACTGGACAGTGTCTGGCAGCCCCCTTTgggcaggaggaggagcaagagcaGGGTAAGAGAgggcgaggagggagggagggtggaaggtagggagagagggcgagggaaAAGAAGGcgagagggcgagggagggaggaaggtagggagagagggcgagggagggaggaaggtagggagagagggcgagggagggaggaaggtagggagagagggcgagggagggaggaaggtagggagagagggcgagggcgggaggaaggtagggagagagggcgagggagggaggaaggtagggagagagggcgagggagggaggaaggtagggagagagggcgagggagggaggaaggtagggagagagggcgagggagggaggaaggtagggagagagggcgagggagggaggaaggtagggagagagggcgagggagggaggaaggtagggagagagggcgagggcgggaggaaggtagggagagagggcgagggagggaggaaggtagggagCGAaagggcgagggagggaggaaggtagggagTGAAAGGGCGAGggaggtttatttatttatttatttattttacctttatttaaccaggtaggcaagttgagaacaagttctcatttacaattgcgacctggccaagataaagcaaagcagttcgacagataaaacgacacagagttacacatgaagtaaaaacaaacatacagtcaataatgcagtataaacaagtctatatacaatgtgagcaaatgaggtgagaagggaggtaaaggcaaaaaaggccatgatggcaaagtaaatacaatatagcaagtaaaatactggaatggtagttttgcaatggaagaatgtgcaaagtagaaataaaaaataatggagcaaaataaataaataaattaaaattaaatacagttgggaaagaggtagttgtttgggctaaattataggtgggctatgtacaggtgcagtaatctgtgagctgctctgacagttggtgcttaaagctagtgagggagataagtgtttccagtttcagagatttttgtagttcgttccagtcattggcagcagagaactggaaggagaggcggccaaagaaagaattggttttgggggtgactagagagatatacctgctggagcgtgtgctacaggtgggagatgctatggtgaccagcgagctgagataaggggggactttacctagcagggtcttgtagatgactaggaaggtagggagagagagggaggtagggagagcgggtgagggaaggaaggagagaatgcgagggaggagggagggagggagggctaggaaggtagggagagagagggagggagggcgaggaaggtagggagggagggcgaggaaggtagggagggagggttaggaaggtagggagagagggcgaggaaggtagggagagagagagggagggaggaaggtaggtatgtaggaagggagggagggagagaggtaggaatTTCCACAGCTCCAGAACCTGGATTAACATATTGTTCTACTTCACTTTGTTAGTCTATAACATGTTTTTGTCATAATGTTTGGTTAACCTTCAAAATCTGTTTGTTGACAGTGACACAAGAACAACAAGACCAAAAAAACGACCACCGTGAATCAAGAGAAGGACAAGATGGCATCATCACTACAGAGGGTGAAGAGTCCCTGATAAAACAGGATGTTGAAAACGAACACTTGGAGGAAAGAAATCAGAGCAAGACAAGTATTCAGGTGCCTGAGTCGACCAGACCAGGCACAGGAAGTACTCCACTGAACCAACAGGAAGCAAGAAGAGAATCAGAACCCTTGGAAGAGGAAGTTGGGAAGGATTCCGTTTTAGTCGTCATAGCAGACCAGATGTCTCTATCCCAGAGTGAAAGCGAGAGCAGGGGGGAGGAAGGTGAGACGGGGGAAGAATGGAAAGATTactgggatggagagaaaggCCCAGACCTAGCCCAGTGTCCATCTGTGCCTgtggagcagagaacagagaggggtggaggCCGGCCTTCCAAACGTAAGCCCACCCACTTCATCACCTTCCGGGCCAacactccctccatcctctcctccttccagcaCCTTCAGGAGGAGctcacctccctcctcccctcatccgCCCCTCATTGGttgcccccctcctccctccacgtCACCCTGTGTCTCCTGGTCCTCCCCGGCCCAGCCGAGGTCACTGCCGCTGGGGAGATGCTCCAACGCTTCGCCTACCTGGACCGCAACCCCCCTGTGGCCGTCTCCTTCCCCCTGAAACTGAAGCACTTTGGTGGGAAGGTTCTCTACCTGagcccccagcctcagccccaccTCCAGCAGCTAAATGCTGGCCTACAGGAGGCCTTCAGAGAGCAGGGCTGGCTGCACAGGGACTCCTTTAACCCACGCTACCATCTCACCCTGGCCAAGGTGAAGGACCAGGAGGGGGCGAGGGTGTTTGAGGGGGTGGGGGAGCTGAAGGTGGGTAAGGGGGTGAATTTTGGGCGACTGCCTATAAATAGGCTACACCTGTGTAGCATGGGGATGACTGGGGATGGGTTTTATGAGACACTGTGTTTGGTCAATCTCCGGTGAAAtgtaggtgtgtgtttgtttaggtATGGAGGTGCTATTTTACAAAGCACAGAATCCACATTTCTACACCTCAGTCTCCATAGTTTTAcatttaaaggtgcaatatgcataaatcgctccgccatttcctggttgctgaaattcaaatagtttacctaatttcagtttgtgaacaAACAAGCAATCATTCCTGGTTTTGTGTAGAGCataattgtaccatctaaaccgctgtaaaatatattttcaataaccaaaatattgtattttcagcttttTGAAGTTGGTGTACAAAACCGGAAGTAAAAGACACAACAATGATTTGTTGTCTTTTACTTCCATCAGTGTAACTACATCTCAACCAATCTTTTCGTACTTTGCGTCTACATAGATGGTTTTATAATTGTAATGAGATGAATTTAATATGAATATTTTAATATAATCCAACAGAAACCCACTGATCGCTGCTACGTTGATCATGTAAAATGTCTGCTTTTACAAAGAATTATGACCTTTGGATTTGAATTGCCA contains:
- the LOC109906000 gene encoding leukocyte receptor cluster member 9; translation: MASEETGVPLDSGENLEDRRAQEHRATEGPKTEVPASPSQDGPQVTAGQEEGAVVCQFFLLGKCRFGNGCRRSHSTPTLDNPEAVIDQENRKEGEKEGKLKKKAKGNKTNQPKDTEGKGSTKKSRMRTADDVISRILWDPSVEPADFVVGYVDRFLGVLERPFSEFNWDTDPCDCDYSSELALPRHRIQYFTHRGCRVWDRNNRTDRVFGSTGQCLAAPFGQEEEQEQVTQEQQDQKNDHRESREGQDGIITTEGEESLIKQDVENEHLEERNQSKTSIQVPESTRPGTGSTPLNQQEARRESEPLEEEVGKDSVLVVIADQMSLSQSESESRGEEGETGEEWKDYWDGEKGPDLAQCPSVPVEQRTERGGGRPSKRKPTHFITFRANTPSILSSFQHLQEELTSLLPSSAPHWLPPSSLHVTLCLLVLPGPAEVTAAGEMLQRFAYLDRNPPVAVSFPLKLKHFGGKVLYLSPQPQPHLQQLNAGLQEAFREQGWLHRDSFNPRYHLTLAKVKDQEGARVFEGVGELKVGKGVNFGRLPINRLHLCSMGMTGDGFYETLCLVNLR